CGAGATTTTATAAGCAACTCAAAAGTCCAACCATTTTTGGTAGTAGACGCATGTTTTGGGAGAGATAACACCATCAGGGCTACACTCACTAATCCTGGGGCAAACACCACAAGGGATAGAAGCCATGGCTCCTATCCTAGGGTCTCCTCTACCTTCCTTGTttgcacatttgtagcaaactTTCCCAACTGGAATATAATCAAACTCTCCCATCCCGTTACTTGTCACTTCCTCAATCTTGTTATCCAAAACCAAAGCCCTTACAATCTCCTCAATCTGTTGGCTAGTGAACTCAACCTTAAAGATACCGCTCCTTCGAATAGCATCCGAAATCCCTTTTGAAGTAGCAACTTTCATCTTGTAAATCAACTTAGCA
This genomic interval from Humulus lupulus chromosome 8, drHumLupu1.1, whole genome shotgun sequence contains the following:
- the LOC133796379 gene encoding uncharacterized protein LOC133796379, with amino-acid sequence MSRLQGPSSLKRKQPDSNSPLHSLSEQERTVYNVIKSKQDMGIWSRDLKRETNLPDNMVTKCIKTLLTKRLIKEVVTKNKGKKHYMAAEFEPSKEITGGNWYVDGSLDTEFINLLKDQCAKLIYKMKVATSKGISDAIRRSGIFKVEFTSQQIEEIVRALVLDNKIEEVTSNGMGEFDYIPVGKVCYKCANKEGRGDPRIGAMASIPCGVCPRISECSPDGVISPKTCVYYQKWLDF